A part of Aegilops tauschii subsp. strangulata cultivar AL8/78 chromosome 2, Aet v6.0, whole genome shotgun sequence genomic DNA contains:
- the LOC109770200 gene encoding probable serine/threonine-protein kinase PBL18 — protein MGNFCVCMGGSAKCASASTPFQSKVNPRSSTSNSNSKASRRSSSGPDKPPQPAEAPTAAGEAQAVPPASLKSFSMADLRAATKNFGSASYLGEGGFGCVYKGWIDETTLAPARPGATNAMMVAIKKLKKESFQGHREWLTEVTYLGDLHHDNLVKLVGYCSDSDSNKLLVYEYMPRGSLENHLFRRGSQPPLPWSTRVSVAVDVARGLAFLHSRDVIFRDLKSSNVLLGPDHRAKLSDFGLARAGPTGGKTHVSTRVVGTRGYAAPEYVATGHLSAKSDVYGFGVVLLELMTGRRALDEARGVASELLVDWAMPMLQGERRKVIRVMDTRLGGQYPKRQAQDMAALALRCLQNDPKSRPSMADDVLPSLELLLQPSAAKSFSSSSTTTTSRSPAASAALVHRGHRRNKA, from the exons ATGGGAAACTTTTGTGTGTGCATGGGCGGCTCCGCCAAGTGCGCCAGCGCCTCCACTCCCTTCCAATCAA AGGTGAACCCGAGGAGCAGCACCTCCAACTCCAACTCGAAGGCGTCGCGCCGGAGCAGCTCCGGCCCGGACAAGCCGCCGCAGCCGGCGGAGGCGCcgacggcggcgggggaggcGCAGGCGGTGCCGCCGGCGTCGCTCAAGTCGTTCAGCATGGCGGACCTGCGGGCGGCCACCAAGAACTTCGGCTCCGCGTCCTACCTCGGGGAGGGCGGGTTCGGGTGCGTGTACAAGGGGTGGATCGACGAGACCACGCTCGCCCCCGCCAGGCCCGGCGCCACCAACGCCATGATGGTGGCCATCAAGAAGCTCAAGAAGGAGAGCTTCCAGGGCCACAGGGAGTGGCTCACCGAGGTCACCTACCTCGGCGACCTCCACCACGACAACCTCGTCAAGCTCGTCGGCTACTGCTCCGACTCCGACAGCAACAAGCTGCTGGTCTACGAGTACATGCCCCGCGGCAGCCTCGAGAACCACCTGTTCCGGCGGGGCAGCCAGCCGCCGCTGCCGTGGTCCACGCGCGTGTCCGTCGCCGTCGACGTCGCCCGCGGCCTCGCCTTCCTCCACTCCCGCGACGTCATCTTCCGGGACCTCAAGTCCTCCAACGTGctgctcggccccgaccaccgcGCCAAGCTCTCCGACTTCGGCCTCGCCCGGGCCGGCCCCACCGGCGGCAAGACCCACGTCTCCACCCGCGTCGTCGGCACGCGCGGGTACGCCGCGCCGGAGTACGTCGCCACGGGCCACCTCTCGGCCAAGAGCGACGTCTACGGCTTCGGGGTGGTGCTCCTGGAGCTCATGACCGGGCGGCGCGCGCTCGACGAGGCCCGCGGGGTGGCGTCGGAGCTGCTGGTGGACTGGGCGATGCCGATGCTGCAGGGGGAGCGGCGCAAGGTGATACGGGTCATGGACACCAGGCTCGGCGGGCAGTACCCCAAGAGGCAGGCGCAGGACATGGCCGCGCTCGCGCTCCGCTGCCTCCAGAACGACCCTAAGAGCCGCCCCTCCATGGCCGACGACGTCCTACCCTCCCTCGAGCTCCTGCTGCAGCCAAGCGCCGCCAagtccttctcctcctcctcgacGACGACGACGTCGAGATCGCCGGCCGCGTCGGCGGCGCTGGTGCACAGAGGCCACCGTCGAAACAAagcctag